DNA from Ziziphus jujuba cultivar Dongzao chromosome 2, ASM3175591v1:
CTCTGCAACATGCAAAGGATAAAACATATATAGAAATTTGAGTTTCATTTGCAAGAGAGAGTTCTTGAAAGAGAACTTGAAGTGCGACATGTGCCTCCTAAAGAGCAGATAGCAGAGGAAGCTCTTATAGACAGTAAACAAGTGGACGCTCACAAATCAGCTTCCAGATCAGCATTCAATTCAGTTATTAGTTGAATAGCTGACTAATgactttaatattaattatatctgTCTGTTAAGTTTGTTAAGTGTGTTAATCACTACAGCATTCTAATTCAGTTTCTTTTTATCTTGCCATGTTGATACAAACTAAGCAATATTTGATTCACCAACAATGGAAAGAGTGATGATCTGTTCTTATTCATGACATTGAACTTGAAACTGAACTTGAACTAAATACACTGTAGGATTAATGAACAAAAAccttttgttaattttgttactcagacaaatatttatatatatgtatataatggaAAATCTAATAGTAAGATCtatattcatattaaaataGGTGTGTAAGTTacttgttaatttaatatagaaaaataagtgAAGTGCAGATCATGCTTGATACAGACTTAGGAGCCACTTCAATTTTCACTCACCAACatgtgaataatatatataataacacatTATAATCCCAtcttccacaaaaaaaaaaaataataataaaaaaaagaaaaaaaaaaaaaaaaaaaggaagataataATACGTTATAATGCTCGGACAGGTCTTGGCAGTGTGTTCAACTAACAACTGAACCCCTAGACATTGGATAATTAACTTTCTGACAAGTCATCTTGAACTTTGAATGGATAGCATCTAAGGGTGAATAAACATTGAGAAGTTGTGAGTAGTTATGACCATAATTTATAGACCCtttagatttatttattcaatggcCAAAATGGTATTTGTCAAAAATCTTTGTCTAGTACTTTGGTATTATAGAACTGGCCCTTATCTCATAATAAGATTCTTTATAAGGAGATCTTAACATTTTACTGCTGAAGAGGATTATTCTTTACATTATTTAAAAGAGCACCTGATTGATTTAGGCTAGGCAGTTAGACGACTAATCTTCTCTTGTATAATTATATACAGATTAATGAATGAATAAGGCACGTACTGAGGTATTTTCAGATATAACAAACACTCTCTCAAATTTTCTTAATAAGGTCATCTTCTTTctgctttttcttcttaattacccatatctatgtatataattCACATCGACATATCAGGAGAGGAACTTCTTTCTGCAGCGAAAATGGAGGAGCAATCTGAAGCAGCAAAGGAATTAGTAATCAACATGGAAAATACTGAAGGACCTTATAAGGATCTTGTTGAGGAATCATCAACTCCAAGAAGCAACCAACAAATACAAGAAGAGCCGCCCAAGACACCAAAGGTTCCAGAGAAAAATGATAGACCAGCACCTCTCAGCAAGAAAAATGAACGACCTCCTGATCTCCCTCTTAAGCTTCATTTCATGCTCAATAAGGCTGAATCATCAACTCCAAGGAGCAACCAACAACAAGAAGGGCGCAAGATACCAAAGGTTCCAGATATGCTTCGTAATCTTAAAAAAGATGAAGGTTGGTTTTATCCTCGTGTGGTTTCCATCGGTCCTTATCACCATGGGAAGCATCACCTAAAGAAATTTGAGAAACTCAAGACTAAATTGGCATGGCAATATTGTAAAACTCCTGCTGGGCTTGTTGATTTATATGAGAGAGTCGAAAAGGTTGCCAGAGAAGCAAGGGAATTCTATGATATTGAAGGATTGAACAATATTGATGATGAGGCATTCACAAAAATGATGTTTCTTGACGGTTGCTTCATTTTAGAGTTCATGCTCATGTGCTTGCAGCTGATGGGAGAAGAGGAATATCATACTGTGAAGATGAAAAATAATGACATAGCTAATGTCAAGCAAGACTTGTTCTTGTTAGAGAACCAACTCCCTTACAACGTCCTTGAGGCGTTGATGAAGGGCAACGAAGAATATGAATTATATGAATGGAAGAAGGGGGTTAAAAATTTCATCACAATGTGCCGAAAACTTCCTCCTACAGTCGAACCATGGACGTCTGGTGCTAGTAATTATTTCTTCTGGTCACCAcgaaaacataaatttaaatctcCTCTTCATCTTCTCGACATGACGAGGTCAAGATTTGTGAAACAAAGTG
Protein-coding regions in this window:
- the LOC112489346 gene encoding UPF0481 protein At3g47200-like, coding for MEEQSEAAKELVINMENTEGPYKDLVEESSTPRSNQQIQEEPPKTPKVPEKNDRPAPLSKKNERPPDLPLKLHFMLNKAESSTPRSNQQQEGRKIPKVPDMLRNLKKDEGWFYPRVVSIGPYHHGKHHLKKFEKLKTKLAWQYCKTPAGLVDLYERVEKVAREAREFYDIEGLNNIDDEAFTKMMFLDGCFILEFMLMCLQLMGEEEYHTVKMKNNDIANVKQDLFLLENQLPYNVLEALMKGNEEYELYEWKKGVKNFITMCRKLPPTVEPWTSGASNYFFWSPRKHKFKSPLHLLDMTRSRFVKQSATSPSRRRLQVRHGMGIRSSSKKAATPSATSDWYSYHSARVLKSMGIWFRPNKTGSFSDVKFESQLFIRGVLTLPPILIDASAKSLLLNMLAFESSYANLEEKQGVTSYMCFMDSLIDNADDVMILRSENVIVNCLGTDQDVADLFNDIASNLVPNPHTYAEAKLGIQKHCNNKFKKWMAECLQTHFRSPWTLLALCGAIFVILLTVAQTYLAARPPKN